One Patescibacteria group bacterium genomic window, ATTACAAATGGAGCAATTGTGCCAACTTCAGGAGTTTGTGGGAGTGCAACACCACCGTTAACCACACAAATCACATCAGGCAGTACCGACACATCACCACCTATCATCACAGTACTTGGCAACAACCCAACAGAGATAGATGTAGGAACATCATACATTGACCTAGGAGCAACCGTAGAGGACAACGTAAACGATAACCTTGGAATTCAAACACTACTAGACGGTATTGAAGTGAATCAAATACAGATTGATACAACAACAGAAGGAGTATACACCATCACCTACAGTGCTACTGACCAAGCAGGCAACATTGGCACTGCAGAGAGAACCGTCACAGTCACAGACCCCTATGCAATCACAGCAGAAGCAACAGAGACAGCTACCACAACCACATCCTCACAAGTTTCAGAAGGAAATGTAGGAGAGCAAGCAGATACAAACACAGCTACTACCACAACGACAGTAATAGAGGAGATAATAGTAGAGGATACAACAACAACCACAGAAACTACAGCCACCACGACTGGTATCATTTCACACCCAAATGTTTCTGAAGGAAATGTAG contains:
- a CDS encoding DUF5011 domain-containing protein; the encoded protein is ITNGAIVPTSGVCGSATPPLTTQITSGSTDTSPPIITVLGNNPTEIDVGTSYIDLGATVEDNVNDNLGIQTLLDGIEVNQIQIDTTTEGVYTITYSATDQAGNIGTAERTVTVTDPYAITAEATETATTTTSSQVSEGNVGEQADTNTATTTTTVIEEIIVEDTTTTTETTATTTGIISHPNVSEGNVGEQATTVEPTLETTVINTTVDTTTVEDSTTSAILQGGQTGTTTPQV